From Streptomyces fungicidicus, one genomic window encodes:
- a CDS encoding helical backbone metal receptor — translation MSPLRIVSLVPSLTEAVALSAPGSLAGATDWCTHPAGLDVVRVGGTKNPEVDRIVALAPDLVIANEEENREPDLAALRTAGLDVLVTEVRTLPGAFRELDRVLTACGARSRPRWLDEAEESWAAPPAPPERRTAVVPVWRRPWMVLGRDTFAGDLLSRLGVDHLYAAHPERYPRVPLDDLRAAAPDLVVLPDEPYRFTADDGPEAFPGLPCALVDGRHLTWYGPSLAGAPAVLGRALRAARR, via the coding sequence ATGAGTCCCCTCCGGATCGTCTCCCTCGTCCCGTCGCTGACGGAGGCCGTGGCGCTCTCCGCGCCCGGCTCCCTGGCCGGCGCCACCGACTGGTGCACGCACCCGGCCGGGCTGGACGTCGTCCGCGTCGGCGGCACCAAGAACCCGGAGGTGGACCGGATCGTCGCCCTCGCCCCCGATCTGGTGATCGCCAACGAGGAGGAGAACCGCGAGCCCGACCTTGCGGCACTGCGTACGGCCGGTCTGGACGTGCTGGTGACCGAGGTGCGGACACTTCCCGGGGCCTTCCGCGAACTGGACCGGGTGCTCACGGCGTGCGGGGCGCGCTCCCGCCCCCGCTGGCTGGACGAGGCCGAGGAGTCCTGGGCGGCGCCGCCCGCGCCCCCGGAGCGCAGGACGGCGGTCGTGCCCGTCTGGCGGCGTCCCTGGATGGTGCTGGGCCGGGACACCTTCGCGGGCGACCTGCTGTCCCGCCTCGGCGTCGACCACCTCTACGCGGCCCACCCGGAGCGCTATCCGCGCGTCCCGCTCGACGACCTGCGGGCCGCCGCCCCCGACCTCGTCGTCCTCCCCGACGAGCCGTACCGCTTCACCGCCGACGACGGGCCGGAGGCCTTCCCCGGACTGCCCTGCGCGCTCGTCGACGGCCGGCACCTCACCTGGTACGGGCCGTCGCTGGCCGGGGCCCCGGCAGTGCTGGGGCGGGCCCTGCGGGCAGCGCGCCGCTGA
- a CDS encoding gamma-glutamyl-gamma-aminobutyrate hydrolase family protein, whose protein sequence is MTAGPLIGISTYAEPGVRWGVWQLDAVLLPAGYPRLVRRAGGLAALLPPDAPEVAAAAVARLDGLVIAGGPDVEPVHYGAEPGPRTGPPARARDAWELALIRAALDRGVPLLGICRGMQLLNVALGGTLVQHIDGHAETPGVFGRHPVKPVPGTLYDAAVPEQISVPTYHHQAVDRLGAGLIPSAYAEDGTVEAIELPGPPGWTLGVQWHPEMDDDPRLLQSLIAAT, encoded by the coding sequence ATGACGGCCGGACCACTCATCGGCATCAGCACGTACGCGGAACCCGGTGTGCGCTGGGGCGTGTGGCAGCTGGACGCCGTGCTGCTGCCGGCCGGCTATCCGCGGCTGGTGCGGCGGGCGGGCGGACTGGCCGCGCTGCTCCCGCCGGACGCGCCGGAGGTGGCCGCGGCGGCCGTGGCCCGGCTCGACGGACTGGTGATCGCGGGCGGCCCGGACGTGGAGCCCGTCCACTACGGCGCCGAGCCCGGCCCGCGCACCGGGCCGCCCGCACGGGCACGGGACGCCTGGGAACTCGCCCTCATCCGGGCGGCCCTGGACCGGGGTGTCCCCCTCCTGGGGATCTGCCGGGGCATGCAGCTGCTGAACGTCGCCCTGGGCGGCACGCTGGTCCAGCACATCGACGGCCACGCGGAGACCCCGGGCGTCTTCGGCCGGCACCCGGTCAAGCCGGTCCCCGGCACGCTGTACGACGCCGCCGTCCCGGAGCAGATCTCCGTGCCGACCTACCACCACCAGGCGGTGGACCGCCTCGGCGCCGGCCTCATCCCGTCGGCGTACGCGGAGGACGGCACGGTGGAGGCGATCGAACTCCCCGGGCCGCCCGGCTGGACCCTGGGCGTCCAATGGCACCCGGAAATGGACGACGACCCCCGCCTCCTCCAATCCCTGATTGCAGCCACCTGA
- a CDS encoding TDT family transporter: protein MATATRPPPPVPPLPRAVARPPRAAAVRHLGPNWYACVMGTAIVAGAGAVLPVRAPGLRPALTGVWALSLVLLLVLLAARALHWAHHRDRARAHLLDPAMAPFYGCLSMALLAVGGGALSLGRDWTGLRAAVVLDAVLFTAGTAVGLAAAVAVPYLMAVRHRVTAEQATPVWLLPLVAPMVSAALGPHLVPYLPAGQPRATLLLACFAMFGLSLIATLVTLPLVFGRLMTGGPLPLALTPTLFLVLGPLGQSTTAAGAFADVAPGVVPAPYDAGFGVLAVLYGVPVMGFALLWLCLAAAHVVRARRRGMRFAMTWWSFTFPVGTCVTGAAALAARTGLLAYDVLTFALYAVLAGAWATAAWHTARGLFSGALPAGPAPALPGPRPATARTR, encoded by the coding sequence ATGGCCACCGCGACCCGTCCCCCGCCCCCCGTACCGCCCCTCCCCCGTGCCGTCGCACGGCCCCCGCGTGCCGCCGCCGTCCGTCACCTCGGGCCGAACTGGTACGCCTGCGTCATGGGCACCGCCATCGTGGCCGGCGCGGGCGCCGTGCTCCCCGTGCGGGCGCCCGGTCTGCGTCCCGCGCTCACCGGCGTGTGGGCGCTGTCCCTCGTCCTCCTGCTGGTCCTGCTCGCCGCCCGCGCCCTGCACTGGGCCCACCACCGCGACCGGGCCCGCGCCCACCTCCTCGACCCCGCCATGGCTCCCTTCTACGGCTGCCTCTCCATGGCGCTGCTGGCCGTCGGCGGCGGCGCGCTGAGCCTCGGGCGGGACTGGACCGGGCTGCGCGCCGCCGTGGTCCTCGACGCCGTGCTGTTCACCGCCGGTACGGCCGTGGGGCTGGCCGCCGCCGTGGCCGTCCCGTACCTCATGGCGGTACGCCACCGGGTGACGGCGGAGCAGGCGACACCGGTCTGGCTGCTGCCGCTGGTCGCGCCCATGGTGTCCGCCGCGCTCGGGCCGCACCTGGTGCCGTACCTCCCGGCCGGGCAGCCGCGCGCCACCCTGCTGCTCGCCTGCTTCGCGATGTTCGGGCTCAGCCTGATCGCCACCCTGGTGACGCTGCCCCTGGTCTTCGGCCGGCTGATGACCGGAGGCCCGCTGCCCCTCGCGCTCACCCCGACGCTGTTCCTGGTGCTCGGGCCGCTCGGCCAGTCCACCACCGCCGCCGGCGCCTTCGCGGACGTCGCCCCGGGGGTCGTGCCGGCGCCGTACGACGCGGGGTTCGGGGTGCTCGCCGTGCTGTACGGGGTGCCCGTCATGGGCTTCGCGCTGCTGTGGCTCTGCCTCGCCGCCGCCCATGTCGTTCGGGCCCGCCGGCGGGGCATGCGCTTCGCGATGACGTGGTGGTCGTTCACGTTCCCGGTCGGCACCTGTGTCACCGGGGCCGCGGCGCTCGCCGCGCGCACCGGGCTGCTCGCCTACGACGTGCTGACGTTCGCCCTGTACGCCGTGCTGGCCGGCGCCTGGGCCACCGCCGCCTGGCACACCGCGCGCGGCCTGTTCAGCGGCGCGCTGCCCGCAGGGCCCGCCCCAGCACTGCCGGGGCCCCGGCCAGCGACGGCCCGTACCAGGTGA
- a CDS encoding FadR/GntR family transcriptional regulator, translating to MPEEAVGAVGDRLAPVLRQVRAGNGFEEALEQILQVVRLGLVAGGERLPAERELAERLGISRVTLREVLKVLQDQGLVESRRGRYGGTFVLPRPTDTGEEELRRRIAEVDIEDVLRFREVLEVGAAGLCAAHGLTDERAARLREALAGTQEAPLAEYRRLDTLFHLTLAELSGSPTLTAQYAAVRATVNDLLDCIPLLVRNLEHSQRQHAAMVEAVLEGDADGAREMTREHCAGTAALLRGFLA from the coding sequence ATGCCGGAGGAAGCGGTCGGCGCGGTCGGGGACCGTCTGGCGCCGGTGCTGCGGCAGGTCCGCGCGGGCAACGGCTTCGAGGAGGCCCTTGAGCAGATCCTCCAGGTGGTGCGGCTGGGCCTGGTGGCGGGCGGGGAGCGGCTGCCGGCCGAGCGGGAGCTGGCGGAGCGGCTGGGGATCAGCCGGGTGACGCTGCGCGAGGTGCTGAAGGTGCTCCAGGACCAGGGCCTGGTGGAGTCGCGGCGCGGCCGGTACGGCGGAACGTTCGTGCTGCCCCGTCCGACGGACACCGGCGAGGAGGAGCTGCGGCGGCGGATCGCCGAGGTCGACATCGAGGACGTGCTGCGTTTCCGTGAGGTGCTGGAGGTGGGCGCGGCGGGGCTGTGCGCGGCGCACGGGCTGACGGACGAGCGGGCGGCGCGGCTGCGCGAGGCGCTGGCGGGCACACAGGAGGCCCCGCTGGCGGAGTACCGGCGCCTGGACACCCTGTTCCACCTCACCCTGGCGGAGCTGAGCGGCTCACCGACGCTGACCGCGCAGTACGCGGCGGTCCGGGCGACGGTGAACGACCTGCTGGACTGCATCCCGCTGCTGGTGCGCAACCTGGAGCACTCCCAGCGGCAGCACGCGGCGATGGTCGAGGCGGTGCTGGAGGGGGACGCCGACGGGGCGCGGGAGATGACCCGGGAGCACTGCGCCGGAACGGCGGCGCTGCTGCGCGGGTTCCTGGCGTGA
- a CDS encoding LysR family transcriptional regulator, whose translation MSTTDDHDRPGHRPVSPGSLAHRVPDLGALELLLAVARLGSLGGAAREVGITQPAASSRIRSMERQLGVALVDRSPRGSRLTDAGALVTDWARRIVEAAEAFDVGAQALRDRRDSRLRVAASMTIAEYLLPGWLLALRAERPDTAVSLLAGNSAAVAERLLTGEADVGFVEGLTVPGGLDSAVIAHDRLIVVTAPSHAWARRRRPLAAGELASTPLILREEGSGTRQVLDAALGGLARPLIELSSTIAVKAAAVGGAGPAVLSELAVGEELAMRRLVVIPVNGVALTRDLRAVWPTGHRPTGPARDLLTLTRG comes from the coding sequence ATGAGCACAACGGACGACCACGACCGTCCGGGGCACCGCCCCGTGAGCCCCGGGTCCCTGGCGCACCGGGTGCCGGACCTCGGGGCGCTGGAACTGCTGCTGGCGGTGGCACGGCTCGGGAGCCTGGGCGGGGCGGCGCGGGAGGTGGGCATCACCCAGCCCGCCGCCAGCAGCAGGATCCGGTCGATGGAACGGCAGCTCGGCGTGGCCCTGGTCGACCGGTCGCCCAGGGGGTCCCGGCTGACCGACGCGGGCGCGCTGGTCACCGACTGGGCGCGGCGGATCGTGGAGGCCGCGGAGGCCTTCGACGTGGGGGCGCAGGCGCTGCGCGACCGCAGGGACTCACGGCTTCGGGTTGCGGCGAGCATGACGATCGCCGAGTACCTGCTGCCGGGCTGGCTGCTCGCGCTGCGTGCGGAGCGGCCGGACACGGCGGTGTCGCTGCTCGCGGGGAACTCGGCGGCGGTGGCGGAGCGGCTGCTGACGGGGGAGGCGGACGTGGGGTTCGTGGAGGGGCTTACGGTGCCGGGCGGGCTGGACTCCGCGGTGATCGCCCATGACCGGCTGATCGTGGTGACCGCGCCGTCGCACGCCTGGGCCCGGCGGCGGCGTCCACTGGCCGCCGGGGAGCTGGCGAGCACGCCGCTGATCCTGCGGGAGGAGGGGTCGGGGACGCGGCAGGTGCTGGACGCGGCGCTCGGGGGGCTGGCCCGGCCGCTGATCGAGCTGTCGTCGACGATCGCGGTGAAGGCGGCGGCGGTGGGCGGGGCGGGGCCCGCGGTGCTCAGTGAGCTGGCGGTGGGGGAGGAGCTGGCGATGCGGCGGCTGGTCGTGATTCCCGTGAACGGGGTCGCCCTGACGCGTGATCTGCGAGCGGTGTGGCCCACGGGGCACCGGCCCACGGGGCCGGCCCGGGATCTTCTGACCCTGACGCGGGGGTGA
- a CDS encoding helix-turn-helix domain-containing protein has product MGDHKEQPLRVGAAVRRRRRALDLTLAVVAERSGLSVPFLSQIENERARPSQTSLEKVADALRTTAVELLAAADPACSVDVVRAGDAGNWAEAGARSLVRGHHQMHASEFTGDHDAGRELQFRNDQLMYVADGAVEIEAEGRAYRLGRGDTLYLTGGVRHRWRATVPETRLLVVAVAEHIEAVRDKPRR; this is encoded by the coding sequence ATGGGCGACCACAAGGAACAGCCCCTGCGGGTGGGCGCGGCCGTGCGTCGGCGACGTCGTGCGCTGGACCTCACCCTCGCCGTCGTGGCCGAGCGCAGCGGCCTGTCGGTCCCGTTCCTGAGCCAGATCGAGAACGAGCGGGCGCGTCCGAGCCAGACCTCCCTGGAGAAGGTCGCCGACGCGCTGCGCACCACCGCCGTGGAGCTCCTCGCCGCCGCAGACCCGGCGTGCAGCGTGGACGTGGTCCGGGCCGGGGACGCCGGGAACTGGGCCGAAGCGGGCGCGCGTTCCCTGGTGCGCGGTCACCACCAGATGCACGCCTCCGAGTTCACCGGCGACCATGACGCCGGTCGTGAACTCCAGTTCCGCAACGACCAGTTGATGTACGTGGCGGACGGCGCCGTGGAGATCGAGGCGGAGGGCCGCGCGTACCGTCTCGGCCGCGGCGACACCCTGTACCTCACCGGGGGAGTACGGCACCGCTGGCGGGCCACGGTCCCGGAGACCCGGCTGCTGGTCGTCGCCGTCGCCGAGCACATCGAGGCGGTGCGGGACAAGCCGCGCCGATGA
- a CDS encoding glutamine synthetase family protein translates to MADRTPPLAVEELHALVAGGEIDTVVLAFPDMQGRLQGKRFAARFFLDEVLRHGTEGCNYLLAVDADMNTVDGYEMSSWETGYGDFAMYPDLDTLRRVPWNEGTAMVVADLAWADGSPVVAAPRQILRRQLDRLAALGHTARVGTELEFIVFRDTYEQAWDAGYRGLTPANQYNVDYSVLGTGRIEPLLRRIRNEMAGAGLTVESAKGECNPGQHEIAFRYDEALVTCDQHAIYKTGAKEIAAQEGVSITFMAKYNEREGNSCHIHLSLADAAGDSAMPESAEDPDAMSEVMRHFLAGQLAALREFSLLYAPHINSYKRFQPGSFAPTAVAWGRDNRTCALRVVGHGRSLRFENRLPGGDVNPHLAVAGMVAAGLYGIEQRLELPEPCAGNAYTADFAHVPTSLREAAELWETSEIAKAAFGDEVVAHYRNMARVETDAFDAAVTDWELRRSFERM, encoded by the coding sequence GTGGCAGACCGCACGCCCCCGCTCGCCGTCGAGGAGCTGCACGCCCTCGTCGCCGGCGGCGAGATCGACACTGTCGTCCTGGCCTTCCCCGACATGCAGGGGCGGCTCCAGGGCAAGCGGTTCGCCGCGCGCTTCTTCCTCGACGAGGTGCTCCGGCACGGCACCGAGGGCTGCAACTACCTGCTCGCCGTCGACGCCGACATGAACACGGTCGACGGGTACGAGATGTCCTCCTGGGAGACGGGCTACGGCGACTTCGCCATGTATCCCGACCTCGACACCCTGCGCCGGGTGCCCTGGAACGAGGGCACCGCCATGGTCGTCGCCGACCTCGCCTGGGCCGACGGCTCCCCGGTCGTCGCGGCCCCCCGGCAGATCCTGCGCCGCCAGCTGGACCGCCTCGCCGCGCTCGGCCACACCGCCCGGGTCGGCACCGAGCTGGAGTTCATCGTCTTCCGGGACACCTACGAACAGGCCTGGGACGCCGGCTACCGCGGGCTCACCCCCGCCAACCAGTACAACGTCGACTACTCGGTGCTCGGGACGGGCCGGATCGAGCCCCTGCTGCGCCGCATCCGCAACGAGATGGCCGGCGCCGGACTCACCGTGGAGTCCGCCAAGGGCGAGTGCAACCCCGGCCAGCACGAGATCGCCTTCCGCTACGACGAGGCCCTGGTCACCTGCGACCAGCACGCGATCTACAAGACCGGCGCCAAGGAGATCGCCGCCCAGGAGGGCGTCTCGATCACCTTCATGGCCAAGTACAACGAGCGCGAGGGCAACTCCTGCCACATCCACCTCTCGCTCGCCGACGCCGCCGGCGACAGCGCCATGCCGGAGTCCGCCGAGGACCCGGACGCCATGTCCGAGGTCATGCGTCACTTCCTCGCCGGGCAGCTCGCCGCACTCCGCGAGTTCTCCCTGCTCTACGCCCCGCACATCAACTCCTACAAGCGGTTCCAGCCGGGCTCCTTCGCGCCGACCGCCGTCGCCTGGGGACGGGACAACCGCACCTGCGCCCTGCGCGTGGTCGGCCACGGCCGCTCCCTGCGCTTCGAGAACCGGCTGCCCGGCGGCGACGTCAACCCGCACCTCGCCGTGGCGGGCATGGTCGCGGCCGGGCTGTACGGCATCGAGCAGCGGCTCGAGCTGCCGGAACCCTGCGCCGGCAACGCCTACACCGCCGACTTCGCGCACGTCCCCACCAGCCTGCGCGAGGCGGCCGAGCTGTGGGAGACCAGCGAGATCGCCAAGGCGGCCTTCGGCGACGAGGTCGTCGCGCACTACCGCAACATGGCGCGCGTCGAGACCGACGCCTTCGACGCCGCGGTCACCGACTGGGAGCTGCGCCGCTCCTTCGAACGCATGTGA
- the eat gene encoding ethanolamine permease: MAPQRSGSVPLPPSHRRPLGSRPVSLPSASQDSAGEADDYLARRRLRRGSAGWLLLTGLGVAYVVSGDYSGWNFGLAEGGFGGLAIAMVLMGAMYTCMVFALAELSSILPTAGGGYGFARRALGPWGGFLTGTAILIEYVLAPAAISIFIGDYVESLGLFGLESGWPVYLACFVVFIGIHLWGVGEALRFSFVVTGIAVAALVVFALGALPEFDASSLDDIPVDSSAFGANSWLPMGLLGIWAAFPFGMWFFLGVEGVPLAAEETREPARTLPRAIRWSMGILVVLAVVTFFAAAGARGSAAVQDAGNPLVEALQPDGEATGLSRIVNYAGLAGLVASFFSLIYAGSRQLFALSRAGYLPKFLSLTSRRRAPYLGLLVPGAIGFALAAGTGNGARMLNIAVFGATISYALMSLSHIVLRRREPELPRPYRTPGGVLTSSVALVLACAALVATFLVDVTAALIALAVYIVAVAYFGLYSRRRLVARAPEEEFAALAAAEAELSRD, encoded by the coding sequence ATGGCCCCACAAAGGTCTGGATCAGTTCCATTGCCACCGTCTCACCGCCGTCCCCTGGGGAGTCGCCCCGTGAGCCTTCCGTCCGCGTCCCAAGATTCCGCCGGTGAGGCGGACGACTACCTCGCACGCAGGAGGCTGCGCCGCGGCAGCGCCGGCTGGCTGCTGCTGACCGGCCTCGGTGTCGCCTACGTTGTGTCCGGCGACTACTCGGGCTGGAACTTCGGCCTGGCCGAGGGCGGCTTCGGCGGTCTGGCGATCGCCATGGTGCTGATGGGCGCCATGTACACCTGCATGGTGTTCGCCCTGGCCGAGCTGTCCTCGATCCTGCCCACGGCGGGCGGCGGCTACGGCTTCGCCCGACGGGCGCTGGGGCCGTGGGGCGGGTTCCTCACCGGGACCGCGATCCTGATCGAGTACGTGCTCGCGCCCGCCGCGATCTCCATTTTCATCGGCGACTACGTCGAGTCGCTGGGCCTGTTCGGCCTGGAGTCCGGCTGGCCGGTGTACCTGGCCTGCTTCGTCGTCTTCATCGGCATCCACCTGTGGGGGGTGGGCGAGGCGCTGCGGTTCAGCTTCGTCGTCACCGGCATCGCGGTCGCGGCGCTGGTGGTGTTCGCGCTGGGAGCGCTGCCCGAGTTCGACGCGTCGTCGCTGGACGACATCCCGGTGGACTCCTCGGCGTTCGGCGCGAACTCGTGGCTGCCGATGGGGCTGCTGGGCATCTGGGCGGCGTTCCCGTTCGGCATGTGGTTCTTCCTGGGGGTGGAGGGCGTACCGCTGGCCGCCGAGGAGACCAGGGAACCGGCCCGCACGCTGCCGAGGGCGATCCGCTGGTCCATGGGCATCCTGGTGGTGCTGGCCGTGGTGACCTTCTTCGCGGCGGCCGGGGCGCGCGGTTCGGCCGCGGTCCAGGACGCGGGCAACCCGCTGGTGGAGGCGCTCCAGCCGGACGGCGAGGCGACGGGGCTCAGCCGGATCGTGAACTACGCGGGTCTTGCGGGGCTGGTCGCGTCGTTCTTCTCGCTGATCTACGCCGGTTCGCGCCAGCTGTTCGCGCTGTCCCGCGCGGGCTATCTGCCGAAGTTCCTCTCCCTCACCAGCCGCCGCAGGGCTCCCTACCTCGGGCTGCTGGTGCCGGGCGCGATCGGCTTCGCGCTGGCCGCCGGCACGGGCAACGGCGCGCGCATGCTGAACATCGCCGTCTTCGGCGCGACGATCTCGTACGCGCTGATGTCCCTCTCGCACATCGTGCTGCGCCGCCGGGAGCCGGAGCTGCCGCGGCCCTACCGCACGCCGGGTGGCGTGCTCACCTCGTCGGTGGCCCTGGTGCTGGCCTGCGCGGCGCTGGTGGCGACGTTCCTGGTGGACGTGACGGCGGCGCTGATCGCGCTGGCCGTGTACATCGTGGCGGTGGCGTACTTCGGGCTGTACAGCCGCAGGCGTCTGGTGGCGAGGGCGCCGGAGGAGGAGTTCGCGGCGCTGGCGGCGGCCGAGGCTGAGTTGTCACGGGACTGA